The proteins below are encoded in one region of Buttiauxella gaviniae:
- the glnG gene encoding nitrogen regulation protein NR(I) — protein MQRGIVWIVDDDSSIRWVLERALTGAGLTCTTFESGNEVLNALATKTPDVLLSDIRMPGMDGLALLKQIKQRHPMLPVIIMTAHSDLEAAVSAYQQGAFDYLPKPFDIDEAVALVERAISHYQEQQQPRNVQVNGPTTDIIGEAPAMQDVFRIIGRLSRSSISVLINGESGTGKELVAHALHRHSPRVKSPFIALNMAAIPKDLIESELFGHEKGAFTGANQIRQGRFEQADGGTLFLDEIGDMPLDVQTRLLRVLADGQFYRVGGYAPVKVDVRIIAATHQNLELRVQEGKFREDLFHRLNVIRVHLPPLRERREDIPRLARHFLQVAAQELGVEAKLLHPETENALTRVAWPGNVRQLENTCRWLTVMAAGQEVLIQDLPAELFETTIPDSPTHSQSDNWATLLAQWADRALRSGHQNLLSEAQPEMERTLLTTALRHTQGHKQEAARLLGWGRNTLTRKLKELGME, from the coding sequence ATGCAACGAGGGATAGTTTGGATCGTTGATGACGATAGCTCCATCCGCTGGGTGCTGGAACGCGCCCTGACCGGAGCTGGTTTAACCTGCACTACATTTGAAAGTGGCAATGAAGTCCTGAATGCACTTGCAACCAAGACCCCGGACGTTTTGTTATCTGATATTCGTATGCCCGGCATGGACGGTCTGGCATTGCTCAAACAGATTAAACAGCGCCATCCTATGCTTCCGGTCATCATAATGACGGCGCATTCAGATCTTGAAGCCGCGGTTAGCGCCTATCAGCAAGGTGCGTTTGATTATCTGCCGAAACCTTTTGATATTGATGAAGCCGTAGCACTTGTTGAACGTGCCATCAGCCACTATCAGGAACAGCAGCAACCGCGCAATGTGCAGGTTAACGGGCCGACCACAGATATTATCGGTGAAGCTCCAGCGATGCAGGATGTCTTTCGCATTATTGGTCGCCTGTCCCGGTCATCAATAAGCGTGCTAATTAATGGTGAATCGGGTACGGGCAAAGAGCTGGTCGCCCATGCTCTGCATCGCCATAGCCCGCGTGTGAAATCACCTTTTATCGCGCTAAATATGGCGGCTATCCCAAAGGATTTGATTGAGTCCGAGCTGTTTGGCCACGAGAAAGGGGCATTTACCGGCGCGAATCAAATTCGTCAGGGCCGTTTTGAACAAGCCGACGGCGGCACGCTATTCCTTGATGAAATCGGTGATATGCCGTTAGATGTGCAAACTCGCTTGTTACGTGTCCTGGCAGACGGGCAGTTTTATCGCGTTGGCGGTTATGCGCCAGTCAAAGTCGATGTCCGAATTATTGCCGCAACGCATCAGAACCTCGAATTACGCGTGCAGGAAGGGAAATTCCGTGAGGATTTGTTCCACCGCCTGAACGTTATTCGCGTGCACTTACCACCGCTGCGTGAACGTCGGGAAGATATTCCACGCCTTGCGCGTCATTTCTTGCAAGTTGCGGCTCAGGAATTGGGCGTTGAAGCAAAGCTGCTGCATCCAGAAACGGAAAATGCGTTAACTCGAGTGGCCTGGCCCGGAAACGTTCGCCAACTGGAAAACACCTGTCGTTGGTTAACGGTGATGGCTGCCGGTCAGGAAGTGTTGATTCAGGATTTACCCGCCGAGTTGTTCGAGACCACTATTCCGGATAGCCCGACACATTCTCAGTCAGATAACTGGGCGACGCTTCTGGCGCAGTGGGCAGACCGTGCACTTCGCTCCGGTCATCAGAATTTACTTTCCGAGGCGCAACCGGAAATGGAGCGCACGCTGCTGACAACGGCGTTGCGACACACGCAAGGCCATAAGCAGGAAGCGGCAAGGTTACTCGGTTGGGGACGAAATACCCTGACGCGTAAACTGAAAGAATTGGGTATGGAATAG
- the yihI gene encoding Der GTPase-activating protein YihI — MKQQNSAAPGSKPSKVRRKTREEIDREARDRKREKKHSGHAAGSRATGGSQAKSGNSSSQTKDPRIGSKKPIALGVTEVQVKKPKQHKPKVEKPMLTPQAELDLLENDERLDALLERLEEGETLNAEEQAWVNAKLDRIDALMEELGISYEDDEDEEEKEKGDDLMRLLKGGN; from the coding sequence ATGAAGCAACAAAACTCAGCAGCACCTGGCTCCAAACCTTCGAAAGTACGTCGCAAAACGCGCGAAGAGATCGATCGCGAAGCGCGCGACCGTAAACGTGAGAAAAAACACAGCGGACACGCTGCGGGCAGCCGTGCAACTGGCGGCAGTCAGGCAAAAAGTGGAAATAGCAGCTCTCAGACTAAAGATCCGCGTATTGGTAGCAAAAAACCTATTGCCCTGGGCGTAACGGAAGTTCAGGTCAAGAAACCTAAACAGCACAAACCTAAAGTCGAGAAACCTATGCTAACACCACAGGCTGAACTGGATTTGCTGGAAAACGATGAGCGCCTGGATGCGCTGCTGGAACGTCTTGAAGAAGGTGAAACACTCAACGCAGAAGAGCAGGCTTGGGTTAACGCCAAACTCGATCGCATTGATGCGCTGATGGAAGAACTCGGCATCTCTTATGAAGATGACGAAGATGAAGAAGAAAAAGAGAAGGGTGATGATTTAATGCGCCTTCTCAAAGGTGGTAACTAA
- the yihA gene encoding ribosome biogenesis GTP-binding protein YihA/YsxC encodes MTNWNYQLTHFVLSAPDIRHLPSDTGIEVAFAGRSNAGKSSALNTLTNQKALARTSKTPGRTQLINLFEVADGKRLVDLPGYGYAEVPEEVKLKWQRALGEYLQKRNSLKGLVVLMDIRHPLKDLDQQMIHWAVASNIPVMLLLTKADKLASGARKAQLNMVRAAVVDFNGDIQVEAFSSLKKIGVDVLRHKLDGWYNDIPPATEEDGVEEDDETSGE; translated from the coding sequence TTGACAAACTGGAATTATCAACTGACCCACTTCGTGCTTAGCGCACCGGATATTCGCCATTTACCTTCTGATACCGGTATTGAGGTTGCTTTCGCAGGCCGCTCTAACGCAGGAAAATCCAGCGCATTAAATACGCTGACCAATCAGAAAGCTCTGGCGCGTACCAGTAAAACCCCTGGCCGTACTCAGCTCATTAACCTGTTTGAAGTGGCTGACGGTAAACGTCTGGTGGATTTGCCAGGCTATGGCTACGCCGAAGTGCCTGAAGAAGTAAAACTGAAATGGCAGCGTGCGCTCGGCGAGTATCTGCAAAAACGTAATAGCCTGAAAGGCCTGGTGGTGTTGATGGATATCCGTCACCCGCTTAAAGACCTTGATCAGCAGATGATTCACTGGGCTGTTGCGAGCAATATCCCCGTGATGCTGCTTTTGACCAAAGCTGACAAACTGGCGTCTGGCGCTCGTAAAGCACAGCTAAATATGGTGCGTGCAGCGGTGGTAGACTTTAACGGTGATATTCAGGTTGAGGCGTTTTCGTCACTGAAGAAAATCGGTGTCGATGTGCTGCGTCATAAACTTGATGGCTGGTACAACGACATCCCACCAGCAACTGAAGAAGACGGTGTTGAAGAAGACGACGAAACTTCTGGCGAATAA
- the hemN gene encoding oxygen-independent coproporphyrinogen III oxidase, which translates to MSEQLIDWDLALIQKYNYSGPRYTSYPTALEFSEEFGEAAFLQAVARYPERPLSLYVHIPFCHKLCYFCGCNKIVTRQTHKADQYLDALEQEIASRAPLFKGRHVSQLHWGGGTPTYLSKAQISRLMGLLRGHFNFNEDAELSIEVDPREIELDVLDHLRNEGFTRLSMGVQDFNKEVQRLVNREQDEEFIFALIQRARDLGFTSTNIDLIYGLPKQTPESFAFTLKRVAELSPHRLSVFNYAHLPTLFAAQRKIKDADLPSAQQKLDILQETIGSLTRDGYQFIGMDHFARPDDELAIAQREGKLHRNFQGYTTQGDTDLLGMGVSAISMIGDCYAQNQKELKSYYQQVDQQGDALWRGLALTRDDCIRRDVIKALICNFQLKFAEVEQLWDLNFAEYFAEDLKLLAPLAKDGLVDIDGKHIQVTAKGRLLIRNICMCFDSYLRQKARMQQFSRVI; encoded by the coding sequence ATGTCTGAGCAGTTAATCGATTGGGATCTGGCCCTGATCCAGAAGTATAATTATTCAGGGCCGCGTTATACCTCTTACCCCACCGCGCTGGAATTCTCCGAAGAGTTCGGCGAGGCGGCGTTTCTGCAAGCGGTTGCTCGTTATCCCGAGCGCCCGCTGTCGCTATATGTTCATATCCCGTTCTGCCATAAGCTGTGCTATTTCTGCGGCTGCAATAAAATCGTTACTCGCCAGACGCACAAGGCCGATCAGTATTTAGATGCGCTGGAGCAAGAGATAGCCAGCCGTGCACCGCTCTTTAAGGGCCGTCACGTCAGCCAACTGCATTGGGGCGGTGGTACACCGACTTACCTCAGTAAAGCGCAGATAAGCCGTCTGATGGGGCTTCTACGGGGTCATTTCAATTTCAACGAAGATGCTGAGCTGTCGATTGAAGTCGATCCGCGTGAAATTGAACTCGATGTGCTGGATCACCTGCGTAACGAAGGTTTTACTCGCCTGAGCATGGGTGTGCAGGATTTCAATAAAGAAGTGCAGCGCCTGGTTAACCGGGAGCAAGACGAAGAGTTTATTTTTGCGCTGATTCAGCGCGCGCGTGACCTGGGCTTTACCTCGACCAATATCGATTTGATCTATGGGCTGCCAAAGCAGACGCCAGAAAGTTTTGCCTTCACGCTCAAACGCGTTGCAGAACTTAGCCCGCACCGCCTGAGCGTTTTTAACTACGCGCACCTGCCGACATTATTCGCGGCACAACGAAAAATTAAAGATGCTGATTTGCCGAGCGCCCAGCAGAAGCTGGACATTCTGCAAGAAACCATCGGCTCTCTGACTCGCGATGGCTATCAGTTTATCGGTATGGACCACTTTGCCCGCCCGGATGACGAACTCGCGATTGCCCAGCGCGAAGGGAAATTGCATCGTAATTTCCAGGGCTACACCACCCAGGGCGATACTGATTTACTCGGCATGGGTGTTTCCGCAATCAGCATGATCGGCGACTGCTACGCGCAGAACCAAAAAGAGCTGAAGAGTTATTATCAGCAGGTTGATCAGCAGGGCGATGCGCTGTGGCGCGGGCTGGCATTAACCCGCGATGACTGTATCCGACGCGACGTTATCAAAGCGCTTATCTGCAATTTCCAGCTTAAATTTGCCGAAGTAGAACAGCTTTGGGATCTGAACTTTGCAGAATACTTCGCAGAAGATCTGAAATTGCTGGCGCCACTTGCGAAAGATGGGCTGGTGGATATCGACGGCAAACACATTCAGGTGACGGCCAAAGGCCGCTTGCTCATTCGTAATATCTGCATGTGTTTTGATAGTTACCTGCGCCAGAAGGCGCGGATGCAACAATTTTCACGCGTAATATAA
- the polA gene encoding DNA polymerase I: MVQIAQNPLILVDGSSYLYRAYHAFPPLTNSKGEPTGAMYGVLNMLRSLLLQYQPTHAAVVFDAKGKTFRDELFEHYKSHRPPMPDDLRAQIEPLHAMVKAMGLPLLAVSGVEADDVIGTLALEAERVGRPVLISTGDKDMAQLVTPGVTLINTMTNTILGPDEVRTKYGVPPELIIDFLALMGDSSDNIPGVPGVGEKTAQALLQGLGGLDTLYANPEKIAELTFRGAKTMAAKLEQSKDLAYLSYQLATIKTDVELELGCEQLEVQQPADEELLGLFKQYEFKRWITDVEAGKWLQAKGVKPAAQPQKAIEVEAEAEAEAEEPATALSYENYVTILEESVLEEWIACLKKAPVIAFDTETDSLDNVSANLVGLSFATEPGVACYIPVAHDYLDAPVQIPRERALELLKPLLEDESVLKVGQNLKYDRGIMQNYDIELRGIAFDTMLESYILDSVAGRHDMDSLSARWLKHTTITFEEIAGKGKKQLTFNQIDLEQAGRYAAEDADVTLQLHLKMWPQLEKREGPLSIFKNIEMPLVPVLSRIERNGVKIDPAVLHTHSEQLTKRLAELEIKAHEIAGEPFNLSSPKQLQTILFEKQGIKPLKKTPGGAPSTSEEVLEELALDYPLPKVILEHRGLAKLKSTYTDKLPLMINPKTGRVHTSYHQAVAATGRLSSTEPNLQNIPVRNEEGRRIRQAFIAPKDYLIVSADYSQIELRIMAHLSRDKGLLTAFAEGKDIHRATASEVFGTPLDSVSGEQRRSAKAINFGLIYGMSAFGLSRQLNIPRKESQKYMDLYFERYPGVLEYMERTRKQAKEQGYVETLDGRRLYLPDINSSNAARRAGAERAAINAPMQGTAADIIKRAMIAVDAWLEAEKPRVKMIMQVHDELVFEVHQDDLDAVSKKIHELMEGSMKLDVPLLVEVGSGANWDEAH, from the coding sequence ATGGTTCAGATCGCGCAAAACCCACTTATCCTCGTTGATGGCTCATCCTATCTCTATCGTGCCTATCATGCTTTCCCACCGCTGACCAATAGCAAAGGTGAACCGACCGGGGCAATGTACGGCGTGCTGAACATGCTGCGCAGTCTGTTATTGCAGTACCAACCGACGCACGCAGCAGTCGTCTTTGATGCCAAAGGTAAAACCTTCCGTGACGAGCTGTTTGAGCACTACAAATCTCACCGTCCGCCAATGCCAGACGATCTTCGTGCACAAATCGAACCTTTGCATGCCATGGTTAAAGCGATGGGTTTGCCGCTGCTTGCTGTTTCAGGCGTGGAAGCCGACGATGTGATCGGTACGCTGGCGCTTGAAGCTGAACGTGTTGGCCGCCCTGTGCTTATCAGCACTGGCGACAAAGATATGGCGCAGCTGGTTACACCGGGCGTTACGCTTATTAACACCATGACTAACACCATTCTTGGCCCGGATGAAGTTCGCACTAAATATGGCGTGCCTCCAGAACTGATCATCGACTTCCTGGCGCTGATGGGAGATTCCTCAGACAACATTCCTGGAGTGCCGGGCGTTGGCGAGAAAACCGCGCAGGCACTGCTTCAAGGGTTAGGTGGTCTGGATACGCTGTATGCCAACCCTGAAAAAATCGCAGAATTGACATTCCGTGGCGCGAAAACCATGGCGGCTAAGCTCGAGCAAAGCAAAGATCTTGCTTATCTCTCCTATCAACTGGCTACCATCAAAACGGATGTGGAGCTGGAGCTTGGCTGCGAGCAATTAGAAGTGCAGCAACCGGCGGATGAAGAACTGCTTGGCTTGTTCAAACAGTATGAATTTAAGCGCTGGATTACTGACGTTGAAGCGGGAAAATGGTTGCAGGCTAAGGGCGTAAAACCTGCGGCACAGCCACAGAAAGCCATTGAGGTAGAAGCTGAGGCTGAAGCAGAAGCAGAAGAGCCAGCCACTGCACTCTCTTATGAAAACTACGTCACCATTCTTGAAGAAAGTGTGCTTGAAGAGTGGATTGCCTGCCTGAAAAAAGCCCCGGTTATTGCCTTTGATACCGAAACCGACAGCCTGGATAACGTCAGTGCGAATTTGGTCGGCCTCTCATTTGCTACAGAGCCGGGTGTTGCCTGCTACATTCCAGTCGCACATGACTATTTAGATGCACCGGTACAAATTCCGCGTGAACGAGCGCTCGAACTGCTGAAACCCTTACTTGAAGACGAAAGCGTGCTTAAAGTTGGGCAGAACCTCAAATATGACCGCGGCATCATGCAGAATTACGATATCGAGCTGCGCGGTATTGCCTTCGATACCATGCTCGAATCCTACATTCTTGATAGCGTCGCAGGCCGCCATGATATGGATAGCCTCTCTGCGCGCTGGCTTAAACACACCACGATTACGTTTGAAGAAATCGCCGGTAAAGGTAAAAAACAGCTGACCTTTAACCAGATAGATCTGGAGCAGGCTGGGCGTTATGCCGCAGAAGATGCAGACGTAACGTTACAGTTGCACCTGAAAATGTGGCCGCAGCTTGAAAAGCGCGAAGGGCCGCTAAGCATCTTTAAAAACATCGAAATGCCACTGGTACCAGTGCTGTCTCGCATTGAACGTAATGGCGTGAAGATCGACCCGGCCGTGTTACATACCCATTCTGAGCAGCTCACAAAGCGTCTTGCGGAGCTGGAAATTAAAGCCCATGAAATTGCGGGCGAGCCGTTTAACCTCTCTTCGCCAAAGCAATTGCAGACTATTTTATTTGAAAAGCAGGGTATTAAACCGCTGAAGAAAACACCAGGCGGTGCACCGTCCACGTCTGAAGAAGTTCTGGAAGAGTTGGCTCTGGATTATCCGTTGCCAAAAGTTATTCTTGAACATCGTGGTCTGGCGAAGCTTAAATCGACCTACACAGATAAATTGCCGCTGATGATCAACCCGAAAACCGGGCGTGTACATACCTCTTATCATCAGGCGGTTGCAGCGACCGGGCGTCTGTCTTCTACCGAACCGAACCTGCAAAATATTCCGGTGCGCAATGAAGAAGGGCGTCGCATTCGTCAGGCCTTTATTGCCCCAAAAGATTATCTGATTGTTTCTGCGGACTACTCGCAAATTGAATTGCGCATCATGGCGCATTTATCCCGCGATAAAGGTCTGCTTACCGCATTTGCGGAAGGGAAAGATATCCACCGTGCAACCGCCTCTGAAGTCTTTGGCACGCCTTTAGATAGCGTTTCAGGCGAACAGCGCCGCAGCGCAAAAGCGATTAACTTCGGCCTGATTTACGGTATGAGCGCATTTGGCTTGTCACGCCAGCTCAACATTCCGCGTAAAGAGTCGCAGAAGTATATGGATCTCTACTTTGAGCGCTACCCTGGCGTGCTGGAATACATGGAGCGTACCCGCAAGCAGGCGAAAGAGCAGGGCTACGTCGAAACGCTGGATGGCCGTCGTCTTTATCTTCCGGACATCAATTCCAGTAATGCCGCCCGTCGTGCTGGAGCTGAACGCGCAGCGATTAACGCCCCTATGCAGGGAACGGCGGCAGACATCATTAAACGCGCGATGATTGCGGTCGATGCCTGGCTTGAAGCTGAGAAGCCACGCGTGAAAATGATCATGCAGGTACACGATGAATTAGTGTTTGAAGTGCATCAGGATGATCTCGATGCAGTATCGAAGAAAATTCACGAATTGATGGAAGGCAGCATGAAACTGGATGTGCCACTACTGGTGGAAGTCGGAAGCGGCGCAAACTGGGATGAAGCTCACTAA
- the glnA gene encoding glutamate--ammonia ligase: protein MSAEHVLTMLNEHEVKFVDLRFTDTKGKEQHVTIPAHQVNAEFFEEGKMFDGSSIGGWKGINESDMVLMPDASTAVIDPFFADSTLIIRCDILEPGTLQGYDRDPRSIAKRAEDYLRSTGIADTVLFGPEPEFFLFDDIRFGSSISGSHVAIDDIEGAWNTGTKYEGGNKGHRPAVKGGYFPVPPVDSAQDLRSAMCLTMEQMGLVVEAHHHEVATAGQNEVATRFNTMTKKADEIQIYKYVVHNVAHAYGKTATFMPKPMFGDNGSGMHCHMSLSKNGVNLFSGDKYAGLSEQALYYIGGVIKHAKAINALSNPTTNSYKRLVPGYEAPVMLAYSARNRSASIRIPVVASPKARRIEVRFPDPAANPYLCFAALLMAGLDGIKNKIHPGEAMDKNLYDLPPEEAKEIPQVAGSLEEALNCLNEDREFLTAGGVFTDDAIDAYIALRIEENDRVRMTPHPVEFELYYSV, encoded by the coding sequence ATGTCCGCTGAACACGTATTGACGATGCTGAATGAGCATGAAGTGAAATTTGTTGATTTGCGCTTCACTGACACTAAAGGTAAAGAACAGCACGTCACAATCCCTGCTCACCAGGTGAATGCTGAATTCTTCGAAGAAGGCAAAATGTTTGATGGCTCCTCGATTGGTGGCTGGAAAGGTATTAACGAATCCGATATGGTTCTGATGCCAGACGCATCCACCGCGGTCATTGACCCGTTCTTCGCAGACTCGACGCTTATCATTCGTTGCGACATTCTTGAGCCAGGCACCTTACAGGGTTATGACCGTGACCCGCGCTCCATCGCAAAACGTGCTGAAGATTACCTGCGCTCCACTGGCATTGCCGATACCGTACTGTTTGGGCCAGAACCAGAATTCTTCCTGTTTGACGACATCCGTTTCGGTAGCTCTATTTCCGGTTCTCACGTTGCTATCGACGATATCGAAGGCGCATGGAACACCGGAACCAAATACGAAGGCGGCAACAAAGGCCACCGTCCTGCTGTTAAAGGCGGTTACTTCCCGGTTCCACCGGTCGACTCAGCCCAGGACCTGCGTTCTGCAATGTGTCTGACCATGGAGCAAATGGGCCTGGTTGTTGAAGCTCACCACCACGAAGTGGCAACTGCTGGTCAGAACGAAGTGGCTACCCGCTTCAACACCATGACCAAAAAAGCAGACGAAATTCAGATCTACAAATATGTGGTTCATAACGTTGCTCACGCATACGGCAAAACTGCGACCTTCATGCCAAAACCAATGTTTGGCGATAACGGTTCCGGCATGCACTGCCACATGTCTCTGTCCAAGAACGGCGTAAACCTGTTCTCTGGCGACAAATATGCTGGCCTGTCTGAGCAAGCGCTGTACTACATCGGCGGTGTTATCAAACACGCTAAAGCCATCAACGCCCTGTCTAACCCGACAACCAACTCTTACAAGCGTCTGGTCCCAGGTTATGAAGCACCTGTTATGTTGGCTTACTCTGCCCGTAACCGTTCTGCTTCTATTCGTATCCCAGTGGTTGCGTCTCCGAAAGCACGCCGTATCGAAGTGCGCTTCCCAGACCCGGCAGCTAACCCATACCTGTGCTTCGCAGCACTGCTGATGGCTGGTCTTGATGGTATCAAGAACAAAATCCATCCAGGCGAAGCGATGGACAAAAACCTGTATGACCTGCCGCCAGAAGAAGCGAAAGAGATCCCACAAGTTGCAGGCTCTCTGGAAGAAGCACTGAACTGCCTGAACGAAGACCGCGAGTTCCTGACTGCGGGCGGCGTGTTCACTGATGACGCCATCGACGCATACATCGCTCTGCGTATCGAAGAAAACGACCGTGTGCGTATGACTCCGCACCCGGTAGAGTTTGAGTTGTACTACAGCGTTTAA
- the glnL gene encoding nitrogen regulation protein NR(II): MATGTLPDAGQILNSLINSILLVDDELAVHYANPAAQQLLAQSSRKLYGTPLPELLSYFSLNIGLMQESLTAGQGFTDNEVTLVIDSRSHILSLTAQRLPEGYILMEMAPMDNQRRLSQEQLQHAQQIAARDLVRGLAHEIKNPLGGLRGAAQLLAKALPDPSLTEYTKVIIEQADRLRNLVDRLLGPQQPGMHVTESIHKVTERVMKLVSMELPANVTLVRDYDPSLPELAHDPDQIEQILLNIVRNALQALGSDGGEIVLRTRTAFQLTLHGARYRLAARIDVEDNGPGIPAHLQDTLFYPMVSGREGGTGLGLSIARNLIDQHSGKIEFNSWPGHTEFSVYLPIRK; this comes from the coding sequence ATGGCAACCGGCACGCTGCCCGATGCTGGGCAGATCCTGAATTCTTTAATCAACAGCATTTTACTGGTCGATGACGAACTGGCGGTGCATTACGCCAACCCCGCTGCACAGCAACTTTTGGCGCAGAGTTCGCGCAAGCTGTACGGCACGCCGCTACCAGAGCTGTTGAGTTATTTTTCGCTCAATATTGGCTTAATGCAGGAAAGCCTGACCGCAGGCCAGGGTTTTACCGATAACGAAGTCACATTGGTTATTGATAGCCGCTCCCACATTCTTTCCCTGACCGCTCAACGTTTACCGGAAGGTTACATCCTGATGGAAATGGCGCCGATGGATAACCAACGTCGTTTGAGTCAGGAGCAGTTACAGCATGCGCAGCAAATTGCCGCTCGTGACTTAGTCCGTGGGCTGGCGCATGAGATTAAAAATCCTCTCGGTGGGTTACGGGGTGCAGCGCAACTTCTGGCAAAAGCTTTGCCGGACCCGTCGCTCACTGAATACACCAAAGTGATTATTGAGCAAGCCGACCGTTTGCGAAATTTGGTGGATCGCCTGTTAGGCCCACAGCAACCGGGGATGCACGTTACTGAAAGCATTCACAAAGTCACCGAAAGGGTGATGAAACTGGTGTCGATGGAACTGCCAGCTAACGTGACGCTGGTGAGAGATTACGATCCAAGCCTGCCGGAACTGGCACACGACCCCGACCAAATTGAACAGATTTTACTGAATATTGTGCGCAACGCGCTTCAGGCGTTGGGCAGTGATGGCGGCGAGATTGTGTTACGTACGCGTACCGCTTTCCAGCTTACGCTGCATGGCGCGCGCTACCGTCTGGCTGCACGCATTGATGTTGAAGACAACGGTCCGGGTATTCCGGCCCATCTGCAGGACACGCTATTCTACCCGATGGTGAGCGGACGTGAGGGAGGGACAGGTTTAGGTCTTTCTATTGCACGCAACTTGATCGATCAGCATTCGGGAAAAATCGAATTTAACAGTTGGCCAGGCCATACCGAGTTTTCGGTTTACCTGCCTATTCGTAAGTAG